The nucleotide sequence AGGCAATTTTGCTTGGACAACCAGCGATGAACCAAGTTCTATCAGTTGAAACATGGTATTTTCCTGTTTTCTGTGAGCAAATCGAACGACTGATAGCGAGCTACCAAGACAATCATGATTCCAGCAGCTATACCTGCAAGATACAGAATTAAGCAGCTCTGTAATTTGCATCTAACCAACAACGGGGTAAGTCTTCACCAGAAGGAAAGCTCAAGTTCTTCTTTTGCAGTGGTTCAGGATCTTGCTCTTCTTCACCTGCTTGCACTTGAATTACAATTTCACTGTTGCTGGGGTCGATCAATGACTGAACATCCATGACTTCCACCAAGTTTCCAGTTTCTTTGTCCTGTAGCAATATAAA is from Neosynechococcus sphagnicola sy1 and encodes:
- a CDS encoding acetyltransferase, whose protein sequence is MDVQSLIDPSNSEIVIQVQAGEEEQDPEPLQKKNLSFPSGEDLPRCWLDANYRAA